Within Mucilaginibacter inviolabilis, the genomic segment ATCTATTAACGAACTATGCAAACTGCAATAAAAGACGTAGAATAGATTCTTCGCTATGCTCAGAATGACAAGAATATTTTTTTAGATCATAATCTGAAAAGTTTGTCATCCTGAGGAACGAAGGATCTATTACTGAACTATGCTAACTATAGGAAAAGTAAAGAGTAGATTCTTCACTACGTTTAGAATGACCAGACACTTTTGGTTATAGTTTAGCCAGTAAATACTGGAGGCCATTCCATAATTTCCTTATTCAGAAAATCCCAACTTTGGTTTTCCACCTCAATTAGTTTTACCTTTTTCTCCCTCGTCCAGCCTGTAATCTCCTTTTTACGTTCAATAGCATGATTTATAAATTGGTGCCGCTCAAACCATACGAGATAATAACATTTATACTTTGAGGTGAAACTTTCAGCTTGTCTAACACCAAAATAATGCTCGTACAATCTTTGATTTAAATCGTTAGTTACACCAGTGTATAATACCGTTTTATTATAATTTGTAAGGATATAGGTAAAAAAGTTATACTGGCTCATCTTATAGATGAATATACAAATTTACACCTATTTAAAGGAATATGGCGTAGAATAGATTCTTCGCTACACTCAGAATGACAAAAATATTTTATACTTAAAAAAGCTTGTCATCCTGAGGAACGAAGGATCTATTAACGAGCTATACAAGCCGGAAGAAAGGGCGTATAATAGATTCTTCGCTGTCGCTCAGAATGACAAAAGAAGGTAAGAAAAAGATGTGTAAAAGGATTTGCTTTATCACTCCCCCCTTCAGGGAGCTGGGAGCCTTAATCGCAGTTAAGCAACAGGTCGTAGTACTTTTTCATGAGTATAGTATCGTAGTTGACCAGGGAGCTGTAAGCTTCGGATACCAGTTCGTTCAGGATAGATGAGCCTAGCTGGCCGCCTCCGTTGGGTATGGAGTCGTAATATACAATGAGATCTTTTACCCTGATGATCTCATATAACAACAACTGCACAAGATCGGTCTGTGTTCCCGACTGTATCCCATGCGGATTGTTATTTAGAAAATCTAAAGGATCATTAGTAGAAGAAGTCATGTTTTCTCTCAAGCAGGATCGGACTTTATGGTTTTGTCAAACTATCTCTCAATTTTACTAAAGTTCAAATAAGCCTGTTTTGTTTTAATTTTTTTTCAAAAAAAACATTCACAAAACAGGCTAAATAACAAAACCCTCGTTACGAGGGTTTTGTATACTAAAATTCAATAATTAATTGGCTTTAGGCGCTTCTGGTTTTGGTAATAAAACTTTTCTTGAAAGTTTTAATTTACCTTGCTTATCTACATCAAGCAATTTAACCCTTACCTCGTCGCCAATCTGGAATATACCATCCATCGTTTCGATACGGCGGTGATCAATTTCAGAAATGTGCAACAGACCATCTTTACCAGGCATAATTTCAACAAATGCACCAAATGGCATAATTGATTTTACTTTACCTTCATATATCTCGCCTACTTCTGGTTTTGAAGCAATAGCGCGGATACGTGACAGAGCGGCATCGATAGAAGCCTTGTTATCGGCAAATACCTGAACAATACCCTGGTTGTCTTTTTCTTCGATAGAAATGGTTGCACCTGTTTCGCGCTGCATTTCCTGGATGATTTTACCACCGGGCCCGATAACTGCACCAATAAATTCTTTGTCGATTTTAATGGTAACAATACGCGGAGCGTGTGGTTTGTAATCTTCACGTGGCTGAGTAATGGTTTTAGCCATTTCGCCAAGGATATGTAAACGACCATCTTTAGCCTGGTTTAAAGCGTTGGTTAACACTTCGTATGAAAGGCCATTGATCTTTAAGTCCATCTGTACAGCAACGATACCATTTTTGGTGCCGGTTACTTTAAAGTCCATATCACCTAAGTGGTCTTCATCACCCAAAATATCAGAAAGGATAGCATATTTAGTACCCATTTCGTTGGTGATCAATCCCATCGCGATACCAGATACAGGCTCTTTAATTTTCACACCGGCATCCATCAGCGCCAATGTACCGGCACAAACTGTTGCCATTGACGACGAACCATTTGACTCCAGGATATCAGATACGATACGGATAGTGTATGGGTTTTCGTCTTCAGAAGGCAATACTTGTTTTAATGAACGCATAGCCAGGTTACCGTGACCAATTTCGCGGCGACCAGCACCACGGTTAGGACGAACCTCACCGGTTGAGAAGCCTGGGAAATTGTAGTGTAACAGGAATTTCTGGTAACCGTTAATGAACGCACCATCAATCATTTGCTCATCATCTTTAGCACCCAGGGTAACGGTGGTTAATGATTGGGTTTCGCCACGGGTAAATACAGCCGAACCGTGAGCAGATGGTAAATAACCAACTTCGCTCCATATCGGGCGGATCTGGGTAGTTGTACGACCGTCTAAACGTTTACCTTCGTCTAATACCAGATTACGGATAGCATCATACTCTACATCATGATAATATTTTTTAGCCAGGAACTTGGTCACGTCATCTATCTCACCTAAGGTTTCGATATACGCGTCACGAACTTCTTTAAATTTAACACCACGCTCGTCTTTTGCAGATGCAGAAGAAGCGATAGCGTAAACCTGGTCATAAGTAGCAGCGTAGATGGCTTTTTTCAAGTCTTCGTTGCTGTGCTCGTGGCTGTAAGTACGTTTTACAGTTTTACCAACTTCGGCAGTTAATTCTTTTTGAGCTAAACACTGTAATTTAATAGCAGTGTGCGCAAATTTGATAGCTTCAACCAATTCGGCTTCCTGAATTTCTTTTGATTCACCTTCAACCATGTTGATGTCATGCTCAGAACCTGCAACGATGAATTCTAAAGTCGCGTTTTCCAGCTGGCTCAGGGTTGGGTTAATTACTAACTGGCCATCAATTTTAGCTACACGAACTTCAGAGATAGGGCCATTGAAAGGGATATCAGAAACAGATAAAGCTGCTGATGCTGCCAAACCAGCTAATGCATCGGGCATAATATCTTTATCAGCAGATATTAAAGTGATCATCACTTGGGTATCCGCATGATAATCTTCGGGGAACAATGGACGCAAAGCACGGTCAACCAAACGGGAGATCAAAACCTCATAGTCTGATAAACGAGCCTCACGGCGTAAAAAACCACCTGGTATACGACCAGTGGCAGCGTATTTTTCCTGGTAATCAACAGAAAGGGGTAAAAAATCAACTCCCTCTTTCGCTTCCGGTGATGATACTACAGTAGCTAATAACATGGTATCACCCATTTTAATTACTACCGAGCCATCGGCTTGTTTGGCCAGTTTTCCGGTTTCGATCTCAATGGTGCGGCCGTCACCTAAATCAATAACCTTTTTAATTACGTTTAAACTCATCTTGTTTTTGTTGTGATGCGCTTTTCATCTTTCGGAACGCATCGGTTTTTATGTGTGTATAATATTTGTTCAAAAGTAAAAAAGCCATCCGAATATTACGGACGGCTTTTTATGAAAAACTTGAAAAACTTATTTGATGATATCCCTAAGCTGTAACGCTTTGATGATAGCACGATACCTTTCAATATCCTTATTGTAAAGGTATGCCAGCAATGCACGGCGTTTACCTACCAATTTTTGAAGTGATAATTGAGTAGAGAAGTCTTTTTTGTTATTTTTTAAGTGCCCGGTTAAGTGAGCAATACGGGTGGTGAATAAGGCTACCTGTCCTTCTGCAGAACCTGTGTCTGTAGCTGATTTACCGTGTTTTGCAAAGATCTCTGCCTTTGCTTCTTTACCTAAATACATTACTTGAATAATATTAAAGCGTGAATGATTAATTAATTGTGGGTGCAAAGATAGGTATTTAATTCAAAAGTAAAAATTCAAAAATCAAAAGGCTGCCTTTATATTTTTCCGGGTAAAGCTTTTGATTTTTGAATTTTAACTTACCAAGTACGTTGCCTTCGGCCCGGGCTTTCCGCTCATACGCCTGCAGGCCTTAGGCGTCAGGCCGGTATCCGCTACAATCCCTAACGCAAGAGAATATGCCCCTTTGTCAGATCAAATAGTCGCCAGCCTTACCGTATTTTTCTAATTGCCTGATGCCAGTGCTCGAAATATGTTCAAATTCCATATCGCAAAAGATAGCTGCTACGCTTATGTTTTTACCGCTCAGCTCCTGCATATACCGGTATTGGTTAAGCTCATATTGTAGATCAGATCCATTTCGCAGTCCGCGTATAATGGTAACATCATAACCCAGGCTATCTGTAAAATCGGTGAGTAAACCTTCGTAGGTGGCTTGCTGCCTGTATTTTAAAACATCGGGCAGATCATAGGTTGATTTTTCCTTACCCGGGTTAATACCACGGGCAATGATCACTTTGTCAAATATCTGCTCGGCCTTTTGCAGGATGTTATAATGCCCTTTGTGAAAAGGATTAAAACTGCCGGGATAAACGGCGATACGGGGCTGACGGTTGTTCACATAATCGATCAGGTAACTCAAGGCCGGGTTATTGACCATGGCTTGCAGGTTCTGTAGTACCTCTACCCTTTTTTGCCGATAAATGACATGATCAACAAATTGAAATTCTTTAAATATCTGTTGCTCATAAACCAGCAACTTGTCAAATGATTGATGGAGGATATTCAGATCAACGTCGCAAAATATGCGCGACAGTTCTGTTTTGGGTTGATGGGACTTAGTATCCAGTATAATCTGGGTTACTTCATCTTTTAGTGCCTGATCACCGGCAAATACCTCGTTAAAATAAGCTGCGGAATCCTCCTCGTTGGTTGCCGAGCGAGGATCGTAAATAATATCATGAAACACCGTGGCCAACAGCAAAATATCATTATCGCCAAGACCCTTGAGTTCCAACTGATTGTAAATATCATCCAAATGTTCCAATGTATGATAAAACCGGTGCGGCTCCTGATAGTGTTTTAATATATCTTTGCCAAGCCCCAGGCTAAGCAGTTTGTCTGTTTTATCTGTAATTTTCATTGTGCGCAAATGATGGGTAATTTTACAAACAAATAATCAATAATTAAAAATGAGCCAAGCCCAATACAGCACCTTTGAAACCGAACTCCGTGTACGCCCCGACGATATCGACATGTTTCAACATGTGCATAACAGCAAATACTTTGATTATGTGCTGGCTGCCCGGTACGATCAGATGGAACGCTGCTATGGTATGGCCATGGAAAAATTCATGGAACGCGGCTTTGGTTGGGTAATACGCATTGCCCATGTGGATTATAAACGCCCCCTGGCTATGGGTGACTATTTTGTGGTAAAAACAGGCATCGAATCCATTAACGAAAAAGGCTGCCGGGTACAATTCAGCATCACCAATAAAGGCACCGGTAAAATAAGCTGCGACGGCTATTTTGATTATGTGATGATCGATATGGCTACCGGTAGAGGAGCCAAGATCCCGCAGGATGTGATTGAACACTATTTGATATAAGTTTAATGTCAAACCTTCTCGCTTACGACTCCTTCATGCTTATAATAGTTATTGTAGAAAAACAGGTAAGCTGTAATCAGGTTCAGCGGTATCAGCAGCCAAAGTAAGTGGAACATAATTATCCAAAACAGTACTATAAATAATCCGAGGATCCATTGCAGGTACTTATCCATATTTAGCCCAAACCAGTATAGCAGGCTATGAAATAACATGGCTATGCTTAACCCGGCCAGCAATAACTCAACCGCCATTAACGGGCGAAACCTGCAGAAAAGCCAAACACTTTCGGGCAGCAATAAAAAGAAATAAACCCCGCTAAAATTTAAGAATAATTTGAATCGGCCAATCGGTAAATTACGTGTAAAGCTTAGCTTAGTTTCCTCAAAACGGCGCTCTTCAAATATCAGCACCACATGAGCCGTGATTACAGCCAATATGGCTATGCCCGCCACTCTTATATCAGTACTTACATCGGCAAACAAATAAAATACCCCGCTAATAATAAGCCATGACAAGCCCTTAGTGATAAAGTATGGTACTTTTTTATCGTCAAATATGTGATACACGTACAAGCTGAAATAAGGTTTGCGCCATTTGCTGCTCCATCTGAGTAAAAGCGATTGTTTACTACCATCAATCAGTCCATTTATTAAACGTGCATATATCAAGGCACTACACCAGATCATAGCCGTTAAAAACAATACGATTACCACTGGCAGTATATAAAAATGATGCGCCATCCCTACCCCAACGGCCAGCAAGGCGTAAATAATAACAGGCGCTAAAATGGCAGCCTGTGTATAACACCAACTTTTATGTTGTTCAGCAGGGCTCAGTGCAGTACTGCTGTAAAACAGAAATTGTTTATCTGGTGCAAAAAGTTGTGTACCTACATAATGCCAGCTTTTGAAAATATAGATAAGCCAACCTCCTATCACTAAAGCCAGCATAACCGGGCTACTGGTCATGGCCAACATTAAGGATTCGTGATAACTGATCAGCATATTGCCGGGTACCGTACCCACCATAATAAAAAACACAAAAAACAATATCCCTGCATGTACCTGGTAAAAGCCGCCGGCAAATATTTTGAGCAATACTTTGGTCAATGGCTGCTGCATCAGGCAATAAATTTGAGGGTTTGGTTTTCGACCAGTAATTCGTGCGCTATGGGTAGTTCGGCATGCTCCAGCGCCTGGTGCGATGATAGCAGGAAACTTGTACCATCCTGATTGTAACGTTCGGCTATCCAGCTATTCAATACTTTTAAAGATGCGGTATCGATGGTGATCAGCGGTTCATCTAGTAGAATCAGTTTTGGTTTTCCCATAAAAGCCAGTACCAGCGATAGCTTTTTGAGCATTCCGCTGGAGTACGTACCAACCGGTCGGTTTATATAAGCCTGCATTTGCATGGTATCGATGTAATGCTGCTCCTGCCCTGCCGGCGCGTCTTTGGCTTGTGCAAACAGGGCGATCATTTCCTTACCCGTTAAAAACTCCGGGAATATGGGCTCTGCTTCGGCAAAGTTTACCTGTTTCCGGTACTCCACGGGTTGCTTTTTGATGCTGATACTGTTGTCCAGCAAAATATCGCCCTCAAAAGATAATATACCGGCTATGGATTTGAGTAAGGTACTTTTGCCCGAACCGTTTACACCCTTTATCCAGTAAATACCCGGCTCGATGACGAGTTCATCAACCTTCAGTGCAGGAAAACCTCCATATAGTTTTTTGAAATTTTGGAACTTTAACATTGATGGTTGGATAATAAAAGAGAGACCATTGTTACAAAAAAGAGACGCTAATATGCGTCTCTACAATTATTCATTTAAATAGTAAATCCGAAATCGAACATCCCAATTCCGAAATCCCTTATATCGCTCCTTCTATTAAAGCGCTGTAAAACTCACCCAGGTCCATGCCTGCAGCCCTTACCTGTTGCGGAATCAGGCTAGCAGCTGATTGTCCTGGCGTAGTATTTACTTCGATAAAATAAAAATCGTTTGATCCTTCCAGCAGAATAAAATCTATCCGCACCATGCCTTTGCAATTCAACCGGCTGTATACTTCGGTCACAATACCGGCTATCCGTTCGTTTTGCTCCGTGGTTAGGTCGGCCGGGGTTACCTCCTCTGTTACACCTGCGGTATATTTGGCTTCATAGTCAAAAAAGTCTTTAGAGGTAATTATCTCGGTAGCGGGCAAAACGGTTATTTTCCCATGCAGGCGGGCTATACCAATGCTAAATTCCCGCCCTTTAATAAATTCTTCTACCAATATCTGCTGATCTTCGTGGAAAGCCTTTTTTAATGCATCGGGCAAACCGGCTACATTATAAACCTTGCTCATACCTACGCTGCTGCCGCCGTTATTAGGTTTGATGAACAGCGGAAATTTCAGTGTTGCGGCAATAATAGCCACATCATGCATATCCTTTTCAAACAAGCGCATCGAATGAGCAGTATGCAAACCATGTATACCGTTTACCAGAGTTTTGGTGTAGGCCTTATTCATAGTAATGGCCGATGTAGTGGCATCGCAGGTATTATATGGAATGCCCAGCATATCCAAATAACCCTGTAACTTACCATCTTCGCCGGGGGTGCCGTGTATGGTAATAAACGCGAAATCAAATTTTATCTTTTCACCATTCAGTGTGATAGTAAAATCATTTTTGTCTACATCAACCAGACCGTTCTCCGATTCATAAAACCATCTGTCGCGCTTAATTAATAAGGTGTATACCTTATATTTTTCGGCAGGTAAAGTGTTCGCTATATTCCTGGCACTGTTGATAGATACTTCATATTCACCGGTAAAGCCACCGGCCAAAAGGGCTACATTTTTAGTTGTCATATTTGTTGTTTTAGGGGAAAACTTAAAAGACTGTAAGTCTGTTTTAAAAGTATTAAAGGTGATGTAAAGGGCAAAAAATCAGTCAGGGCCGAAATTAAAATCTTTAAATTGAA encodes:
- a CDS encoding acyl-CoA thioesterase — protein: MSQAQYSTFETELRVRPDDIDMFQHVHNSKYFDYVLAARYDQMERCYGMAMEKFMERGFGWVIRIAHVDYKRPLAMGDYFVVKTGIESINEKGCRVQFSITNKGTGKISCDGYFDYVMIDMATGRGAKIPQDVIEHYLI
- the rpsO gene encoding 30S ribosomal protein S15, with product MYLGKEAKAEIFAKHGKSATDTGSAEGQVALFTTRIAHLTGHLKNNKKDFSTQLSLQKLVGKRRALLAYLYNKDIERYRAIIKALQLRDIIK
- a CDS encoding D-alanine--D-alanine ligase, whose amino-acid sequence is MTTKNVALLAGGFTGEYEVSINSARNIANTLPAEKYKVYTLLIKRDRWFYESENGLVDVDKNDFTITLNGEKIKFDFAFITIHGTPGEDGKLQGYLDMLGIPYNTCDATTSAITMNKAYTKTLVNGIHGLHTAHSMRLFEKDMHDVAIIAATLKFPLFIKPNNGGSSVGMSKVYNVAGLPDALKKAFHEDQQILVEEFIKGREFSIGIARLHGKITVLPATEIITSKDFFDYEAKYTAGVTEEVTPADLTTEQNERIAGIVTEVYSRLNCKGMVRIDFILLEGSNDFYFIEVNTTPGQSAASLIPQQVRAAGMDLGEFYSALIEGAI
- a CDS encoding GIY-YIG nuclease family protein; translation: MSQYNFFTYILTNYNKTVLYTGVTNDLNQRLYEHYFGVRQAESFTSKYKCYYLVWFERHQFINHAIERKKEITGWTREKKVKLIEVENQSWDFLNKEIMEWPPVFTG
- the pnp gene encoding polyribonucleotide nucleotidyltransferase produces the protein MSLNVIKKVIDLGDGRTIEIETGKLAKQADGSVVIKMGDTMLLATVVSSPEAKEGVDFLPLSVDYQEKYAATGRIPGGFLRREARLSDYEVLISRLVDRALRPLFPEDYHADTQVMITLISADKDIMPDALAGLAASAALSVSDIPFNGPISEVRVAKIDGQLVINPTLSQLENATLEFIVAGSEHDINMVEGESKEIQEAELVEAIKFAHTAIKLQCLAQKELTAEVGKTVKRTYSHEHSNEDLKKAIYAATYDQVYAIASSASAKDERGVKFKEVRDAYIETLGEIDDVTKFLAKKYYHDVEYDAIRNLVLDEGKRLDGRTTTQIRPIWSEVGYLPSAHGSAVFTRGETQSLTTVTLGAKDDEQMIDGAFINGYQKFLLHYNFPGFSTGEVRPNRGAGRREIGHGNLAMRSLKQVLPSEDENPYTIRIVSDILESNGSSSMATVCAGTLALMDAGVKIKEPVSGIAMGLITNEMGTKYAILSDILGDEDHLGDMDFKVTGTKNGIVAVQMDLKINGLSYEVLTNALNQAKDGRLHILGEMAKTITQPREDYKPHAPRIVTIKIDKEFIGAVIGPGGKIIQEMQRETGATISIEEKDNQGIVQVFADNKASIDAALSRIRAIASKPEVGEIYEGKVKSIMPFGAFVEIMPGKDGLLHISEIDHRRIETMDGIFQIGDEVRVKLLDVDKQGKLKLSRKVLLPKPEAPKAN
- a CDS encoding adenylyltransferase/cytidyltransferase family protein, giving the protein MKITDKTDKLLSLGLGKDILKHYQEPHRFYHTLEHLDDIYNQLELKGLGDNDILLLATVFHDIIYDPRSATNEEDSAAYFNEVFAGDQALKDEVTQIILDTKSHQPKTELSRIFCDVDLNILHQSFDKLLVYEQQIFKEFQFVDHVIYRQKRVEVLQNLQAMVNNPALSYLIDYVNNRQPRIAVYPGSFNPFHKGHYNILQKAEQIFDKVIIARGINPGKEKSTYDLPDVLKYRQQATYEGLLTDFTDSLGYDVTIIRGLRNGSDLQYELNQYRYMQELSGKNISVAAIFCDMEFEHISSTGIRQLEKYGKAGDYLI
- a CDS encoding ABC transporter ATP-binding protein; the protein is MLKFQNFKKLYGGFPALKVDELVIEPGIYWIKGVNGSGKSTLLKSIAGILSFEGDILLDNSISIKKQPVEYRKQVNFAEAEPIFPEFLTGKEMIALFAQAKDAPAGQEQHYIDTMQMQAYINRPVGTYSSGMLKKLSLVLAFMGKPKLILLDEPLITIDTASLKVLNSWIAERYNQDGTSFLLSSHQALEHAELPIAHELLVENQTLKFIA